From a region of the Besnoitia besnoiti strain Bb-Ger1 chromosome I, whole genome shotgun sequence genome:
- a CDS encoding ribosomal protein RPS25 (encoded by transcript BESB_010120) — protein sequence MAPKEKKTKEQIAAAAAAGSRKNKKKWSKGKSKDKLNHAVLFDKATYDKLLSEIPKARLITPHTVCERLKVNASLARQAIRFLRDQGLIKIVGEHHHSQYIYTRNTSA from the exons ATGGCGCCtaaggagaagaagactaAAGAGCAgatcgccgccgcggccgcggccggcagCCGAAAGAACAAGAAG AAGTGGTCAAAGGGCAAGAGCAAGGACAAGCTGAACCACGCCGTTCTGTTTGACAAGGCAACTTACGACAAGTTGCTCTCTGAAATCCCCAAGGCGCGCCTGATCACCCCGCACACCGTGTGCGAAAGGCTGAAGGTGAACGCTTCCCTGGCTCGCCAGGCgatccgcttcctccgcgatCAGGGTCTGATTAAGATCGTCGGTGAGCATCACCACTCGCAGTACATCTACACTCGCAACACCAGCGCCTAA